The genome window CGCCAAAAAGACCAATGTGGTACGTAAAGGTGTTACCGGTTTCTTTGGTGATTTGCGGCGAACTACCTTCCAACTTCAGGAAAATATACCCCGAATTCCAGTTCCAGTACATACCGCCCAAATGGCCCCCCGCCGGATCAAGTACGCCCGTCCGCTTGCTGATGTCCATCGTATTGCGCAGACTATCAACGCCAACCAGATAAGTAAGGCTGGTATAATCGCCAACCGGAATGTTGCGCAACGTAATGAGTTGGGAAGCAGGATCCGATTCTTTGACGAGAAAATAGCTGCTATCCTGGGGCACGGTATATTCAGTGCCGTCGGCTTTGCGGAGGCGGATATTGCTGATGTAGTAATTAAAAAGCGTTACGTTGAAGGTTTCTCCCGAACTGTTTTTGTACGA of Tellurirhabdus bombi contains these proteins:
- a CDS encoding MbnP family protein, whose protein sequence is MKRLFIYGLLALSGSIGFMWSCDRPESVTPSGQLQIRFDNVAGNQDLKLTTDSYKNSSGETFNVTLFNYYISNIRLRKADGTEYTVPQDSSYFLVKESDPASQLITLRNIPVGDYTSLTYLVGVDSLRNTMDISKRTGVLDPAGGHLGGMYWNWNSGYIFLKLEGSSPQITKETGNTFTYHIGLFGGYSGRTLNNLKTITVAFKGTIAQVSETKVPQVMIKADVLRVFDGPNRLSLRQYSDIAVANVSAEVAANYAQMFEFTGLKAN